One Methylomarinovum tepidoasis DNA window includes the following coding sequences:
- a CDS encoding FAD:protein FMN transferase: MVGHRLRGAFGLLVLFLLAACQPAPPKAQFEQRGLVMGTTFSIKVTRLPEGVDPEALRRGLERVLTEVDATMSTYRQDSPLSRFNRSTRTDWQPVPPALAQVVAEALRISRWSDGAFDITVGPLVNLWGFGPDPRRQAPPPVQAIAAAKARIGHDKLEVRLDPPALRKRIPDLYVDLSGIAKGFAVDQAAVYLESQGISDYMVEIGGEVRLKGESPRGGPWRIAIEKPVPKVREIEKVLSLTDIALATSGDYRNYFEVGGKRFSHTIDPRTGHPIAHRLVSVTVLRHTTMEADALATAFMVLGPEAGFAKAEAENMAVLFIVKEDDGFVERPTSAFRQFIGGGAS, translated from the coding sequence ATGGTCGGACATCGCTTGCGGGGAGCCTTCGGGCTCCTCGTTTTGTTTCTGCTGGCCGCCTGCCAGCCGGCGCCGCCCAAAGCCCAGTTCGAACAGCGCGGCCTGGTGATGGGGACCACCTTCTCCATCAAGGTCACCCGGCTGCCGGAAGGGGTCGATCCCGAGGCGTTGCGCCGGGGGCTGGAGCGGGTGTTGACCGAAGTGGACGCCACCATGTCCACTTACCGGCAGGACTCGCCTTTGTCACGTTTCAATCGCAGCACTCGTACCGATTGGCAGCCCGTGCCGCCGGCGTTGGCCCAAGTGGTGGCCGAAGCGCTGCGGATCAGCCGCTGGAGCGACGGGGCCTTCGACATCACCGTGGGGCCGTTGGTGAACCTGTGGGGCTTCGGTCCCGATCCGCGCCGCCAGGCACCGCCGCCGGTGCAGGCCATTGCGGCCGCCAAAGCCAGGATCGGTCATGACAAGCTGGAAGTCCGCCTCGATCCGCCGGCGCTGCGCAAGCGCATCCCTGATCTCTATGTGGACCTTTCCGGCATCGCCAAGGGTTTTGCGGTCGATCAGGCAGCCGTCTATCTGGAAAGCCAGGGAATTTCCGATTACATGGTCGAAATCGGCGGCGAGGTGCGCCTCAAAGGCGAAAGCCCCCGGGGCGGTCCCTGGCGCATCGCCATCGAAAAGCCGGTACCCAAGGTGCGGGAGATCGAAAAGGTCCTCAGTTTGACCGACATTGCTTTAGCCACTTCCGGCGATTACCGCAACTATTTCGAGGTCGGCGGGAAGCGCTTCTCCCACACCATCGATCCGCGCACCGGCCATCCCATCGCCCACCGTCTGGTGTCGGTGACGGTGTTGCGTCATACTACGATGGAAGCCGACGCTCTGGCCACTGCCTTCATGGTATTGGGGCCGGAGGCAGGTTTCGCCAAGGCCGAAGCCGAGAACATGGCCGTGCTGTTCATCGTCAAAGAGGACGACGGTTTCGTGGAACGGCCCACGTCGGCCTTTCGCCAATTCATAGGAGGAGGTGCATCATGA
- the nqrE gene encoding NADH:ubiquinone reductase (Na(+)-transporting) subunit E, which translates to MEGLISLFVKSVFIENLALAFFLGMCTFLAVSKRIATAIGLGIAVMVVQTLTVPANHLIHAYLLKEGALSWAGLPDVDLSFLVYLASIGVIAAIVQILEMVLDRFFPALYNALGIFLPLITVNCAILGGSLFMIEREYNLAESVVYGFGSGFGWALAITAMAGIREKLKYSDIPAGLQGLGITFITAGLMSLGFMAFSGIQL; encoded by the coding sequence ATGGAAGGTCTGATCAGTCTGTTCGTCAAATCGGTCTTCATCGAAAACCTAGCCCTGGCGTTCTTCCTGGGGATGTGCACCTTCCTGGCGGTGTCCAAGCGCATCGCCACCGCCATCGGCCTGGGGATCGCGGTGATGGTGGTGCAGACCCTGACCGTGCCGGCCAACCATCTGATTCATGCCTACCTCCTCAAGGAAGGGGCGCTTTCCTGGGCAGGGCTTCCCGACGTGGATCTGAGCTTTCTGGTCTATCTGGCCAGCATCGGCGTGATCGCCGCCATCGTCCAGATTCTGGAGATGGTGCTCGACCGCTTCTTCCCGGCCCTTTACAACGCCCTGGGGATTTTCCTGCCCCTGATCACGGTGAACTGCGCCATCCTCGGCGGCAGCTTGTTCATGATCGAGCGGGAGTACAACCTGGCCGAGAGTGTGGTATACGGATTCGGCAGCGGTTTCGGCTGGGCGCTGGCGATCACCGCCATGGCCGGTATTCGGGAGAAGCTGAAATACAGCGACATCCCCGCCGGATTGCAGGGATTGGGGATCACCTTCATCACCGCAGGGCTCATGTCGCTCGGCTTCATGGCCTTCTCGGGAATTCAGCTCTAA
- a CDS encoding NADH:ubiquinone reductase (Na(+)-transporting) subunit D, whose amino-acid sequence MSDEIQAVEQEEFDFEKVKPVLVEPLVDNNPIIMQVLGICSALAVTSQLSTALIMSIALTSVVACSNTAISLIRNHIPSSIRIIVQMTIIASLVIVVDQILKAVAYDISKQLSVFVGLIITNCIVMGRAEAYAMQNPPLASFFDGLGNGLGYSLILVTVATIRELFGAGSLLGREILPLVKNGGWYEPNGLLLLPPSAFFIIGLLIWAVRSWKPQQVEAPEFKIMPAHGEVA is encoded by the coding sequence ATGAGTGACGAAATTCAGGCAGTGGAACAGGAAGAATTCGATTTCGAGAAAGTCAAGCCGGTCCTGGTGGAGCCGCTGGTGGACAACAACCCCATCATCATGCAGGTGCTGGGGATCTGTTCCGCCCTGGCGGTTACCTCTCAGCTTTCGACCGCGCTGATCATGAGCATCGCCCTCACTTCGGTGGTGGCCTGCTCCAACACTGCGATTTCGCTGATCCGCAACCACATCCCGTCGAGTATCCGCATCATCGTGCAGATGACCATCATCGCCTCGCTGGTGATCGTGGTGGACCAGATCCTCAAGGCGGTGGCCTACGACATCAGCAAGCAGCTGTCGGTGTTCGTCGGTCTGATCATCACCAACTGCATCGTCATGGGCCGGGCCGAGGCCTACGCGATGCAGAACCCGCCGCTGGCGAGCTTCTTCGACGGCCTCGGGAACGGCCTGGGTTATAGCCTGATCCTGGTCACCGTCGCCACCATCCGCGAACTGTTCGGCGCCGGCAGTCTGTTGGGTAGGGAGATCCTGCCGCTGGTGAAGAACGGCGGTTGGTACGAGCCCAACGGCCTGCTGCTGTTGCCGCCGAGCGCCTTCTTCATCATCGGTCTGCTCATCTGGGCGGTGCGGAGCTGGAAGCCGCAGCAGGTGGAAGCGCCTGAATTCAAGATCATGCCGGCACACGGGGAGGTGGCGTGA
- a CDS encoding NADH:ubiquinone reductase (Na(+)-transporting) subunit B — translation MSKTREFLDKIHPLFAKGGKYEKLYPLYEMVDTFLYSPADTAPDPVHVRDAIDLKRVMVYVWLATFPAIFIACYNTGYQANQAMQAMGLETIANWRGPIMDIFGYNPSNPLSCFLHGALYFFPVYIVTFVVGGLWEVLFAVVRKHDINEGFFVTSILFSLSLPPSIPLWMVALGITFGVVLGKEVFGGTGKNFLNPALTGRAFLFFAYPAFMSGDGVWVAVDGYSAATPLALGAAGGLPAIQEAGYSWGQTFFGFMPGSMGETSVIAILLGAAFLLYTGVANYRIMAGVLIGVIATALLFNVVGSDTNPMFGLPWYWHLTLGGLMFGLVFMATDPVSAAMTNTGRWIFGILIGVMVVLIRVVNPAFPEGTMLAILFANIFAPLIDYFVVQANIRRRAKRYV, via the coding sequence ATGTCAAAGACACGCGAATTCCTGGACAAAATCCATCCGCTGTTCGCCAAGGGGGGGAAATACGAGAAGCTGTATCCACTGTACGAGATGGTGGATACCTTCCTGTATTCGCCGGCGGACACCGCGCCCGACCCGGTCCACGTGCGCGACGCCATCGATCTCAAGCGAGTCATGGTGTACGTCTGGCTGGCGACATTCCCGGCTATCTTCATCGCCTGTTACAATACCGGCTATCAGGCCAACCAGGCGATGCAGGCCATGGGACTGGAAACCATCGCCAACTGGCGCGGGCCGATCATGGACATTTTCGGCTACAACCCCTCCAATCCGCTGTCGTGCTTCCTGCACGGGGCGCTGTACTTCTTCCCGGTCTATATCGTGACCTTCGTGGTCGGCGGCTTGTGGGAGGTGCTGTTTGCGGTGGTGCGCAAGCACGACATCAACGAGGGCTTCTTCGTCACCTCGATTCTGTTCTCCCTGTCGCTGCCGCCGTCGATTCCGTTGTGGATGGTGGCGCTCGGGATCACCTTCGGGGTGGTGCTGGGCAAGGAAGTGTTCGGCGGCACCGGCAAGAACTTCCTCAACCCGGCCCTTACCGGCCGCGCCTTCCTGTTCTTCGCCTATCCGGCCTTCATGAGCGGGGATGGGGTGTGGGTCGCGGTGGACGGCTACAGCGCCGCCACGCCGTTGGCCCTCGGCGCCGCCGGTGGCTTGCCGGCGATTCAGGAAGCCGGCTATTCCTGGGGGCAAACCTTCTTCGGCTTCATGCCCGGCTCCATGGGGGAAACCTCGGTGATCGCGATTCTGCTGGGGGCGGCGTTCCTGCTCTACACCGGCGTCGCCAACTATCGCATCATGGCCGGCGTGCTGATCGGCGTCATCGCCACCGCGTTGCTGTTCAACGTGGTCGGCAGCGATACCAACCCCATGTTCGGCCTGCCGTGGTACTGGCATCTGACCCTGGGCGGTCTGATGTTCGGCCTGGTGTTCATGGCCACCGATCCGGTCAGTGCGGCGATGACCAATACCGGCCGCTGGATCTTCGGGATTCTCATCGGCGTCATGGTGGTGTTGATCCGCGTGGTCAATCCGGCCTTCCCCGAAGGGACCATGCTGGCGATCCTGTTCGCCAACATCTTCGCACCGCTGATCGACTACTTCGTGGTTCAAGCCAACATTAGAAGAAGGGCCAAACGTTATGTCTGA
- a CDS encoding Na(+)-translocating NADH-quinone reductase subunit C encodes MSENTQATSQLAEKWQVWRAKAEAYYQRLLSLPNDSFEKTLAVAFWLCLICAVVVSFAAVALKPLQEANKAADMKRNILEVVGLYEPGMDVDEAFKQFEIKVVDLNRGDFAEDVDPDTYDMRKAARDPKLSEPVPKERDIAQIKRKPKYATVYLLKDENGELKAIVLPVWGYGLWSTMYGFLALEPDCNTVIGINFYDQGETPGLGGEVVNPAWRALWKGKKVYDENGQPVLRLVKGNVSPDQPGAEYMVDALAGATLTSNGVSNLIRFWLGEDGYKPFLDKFCGKL; translated from the coding sequence ATGTCTGAGAACACTCAAGCTACCAGCCAACTGGCGGAAAAATGGCAGGTCTGGCGGGCGAAGGCCGAGGCCTATTACCAGCGGCTCCTGTCCCTGCCCAACGACAGTTTCGAAAAAACCCTGGCGGTCGCTTTCTGGCTGTGTCTGATTTGTGCCGTGGTGGTCTCCTTCGCCGCCGTGGCCCTCAAGCCGCTGCAGGAAGCCAACAAGGCCGCTGACATGAAGCGCAACATCCTCGAAGTCGTCGGCCTCTACGAGCCGGGTATGGATGTCGATGAGGCCTTCAAGCAGTTCGAAATCAAGGTGGTGGATCTCAATCGCGGCGATTTCGCCGAGGATGTCGATCCCGACACCTACGACATGCGCAAGGCCGCCCGAGACCCGAAACTGAGCGAGCCGGTTCCCAAGGAGCGGGACATCGCCCAGATCAAGCGCAAGCCCAAATACGCCACGGTCTATCTGCTCAAGGACGAAAACGGCGAGCTGAAGGCGATCGTGCTGCCGGTCTGGGGTTACGGGCTCTGGTCCACCATGTATGGTTTCCTGGCCCTGGAGCCGGATTGCAACACCGTCATCGGCATCAATTTCTACGATCAGGGGGAGACGCCGGGTCTCGGTGGCGAAGTGGTCAATCCCGCCTGGCGCGCCCTGTGGAAAGGCAAGAAGGTTTACGACGAAAACGGCCAGCCGGTGCTGCGCCTGGTGAAGGGTAACGTCAGTCCCGACCAGCCCGGCGCCGAATACATGGTGGACGCCCTGGCCGGCGCGACCCTCACCAGCAACGGGGTCAGCAATCTGATCCGTTTCTGGCTCGGGGAGGACGGCTACAAGCCGTTCCTGGACAAATTCTGCGGCAAGCTTTGA
- the nqrF gene encoding NADH:ubiquinone reductase (Na(+)-transporting) subunit F: MLEIILGVFFFTVIVLALVMVILEAKKHLVPQGDVEIVINDEKTVKAPVGSKLLMALADAGLFVPSACGGGGTCGQCRVKVLEGGGDLLPTEASHITKREAREGERLSCQVTVKQPMKIEVPKEVFGVKKWECTVRSNKNVASFIKELILDLPEGETIDFRAGGYIQIECPPYHVKFSEFDIDEEYREDWDKYDLWKLESKVDEPVVRAYSMANFPLENDIVMLNVRIATPPPGLDVPPGKMSSYIFSLKPGDKVTISGPFGEFFARDTDNEMVFVGGGAGMAPMRSHIFDQLIRLKSKRKMTFWYGARSLREAFYVDHFNKLQEEHDNFKWFLALSEPKPEDNWTSYTGFIHEVLYENYLKDHPAPEDCEYYLCGPPVMNAAVIKMLTDLGVERENILLDDFGG, translated from the coding sequence ATGTTGGAGATCATCTTAGGCGTATTCTTCTTCACCGTCATCGTGCTGGCGCTGGTGATGGTGATTCTCGAAGCCAAGAAGCATCTTGTGCCCCAGGGGGATGTGGAGATCGTCATCAACGACGAGAAGACGGTCAAGGCGCCCGTGGGCAGCAAGCTGCTGATGGCCCTGGCCGATGCCGGTCTGTTCGTGCCGTCGGCCTGCGGTGGCGGTGGTACCTGCGGCCAGTGCCGGGTCAAAGTGTTGGAAGGCGGTGGCGATCTGCTTCCTACCGAGGCCAGTCACATCACCAAACGCGAGGCCCGCGAAGGCGAGCGTCTGTCGTGCCAGGTGACGGTCAAACAGCCCATGAAGATCGAGGTGCCGAAGGAGGTCTTCGGGGTCAAGAAGTGGGAATGCACCGTGCGTTCCAACAAGAACGTGGCTTCCTTCATCAAGGAACTGATCCTCGATCTGCCGGAAGGGGAAACCATCGACTTCCGCGCCGGCGGTTACATCCAGATCGAATGCCCGCCGTATCACGTCAAGTTCTCCGAGTTCGACATCGACGAGGAATATCGCGAGGACTGGGACAAGTACGATCTGTGGAAGCTGGAGTCCAAGGTGGACGAGCCGGTGGTACGGGCCTACTCCATGGCCAACTTCCCGCTGGAGAACGACATCGTCATGCTCAACGTGCGTATCGCCACCCCGCCGCCGGGCCTGGACGTGCCGCCGGGCAAGATGTCGTCCTACATCTTCAGCCTCAAGCCGGGAGACAAGGTCACCATCTCCGGGCCGTTCGGCGAGTTCTTCGCCCGCGACACCGACAACGAGATGGTCTTCGTCGGCGGCGGGGCCGGGATGGCGCCGATGCGTTCGCACATCTTCGACCAGCTCATCCGTCTCAAGTCCAAGCGCAAGATGACCTTCTGGTACGGCGCCCGCAGCTTGCGCGAAGCCTTCTACGTCGACCACTTCAACAAGCTCCAGGAAGAGCACGACAACTTCAAGTGGTTCCTGGCGCTGTCGGAACCGAAGCCGGAGGACAATTGGACCAGCTACACCGGCTTCATTCACGAAGTGCTGTATGAAAACTATCTGAAAGATCATCCGGCCCCGGAAGACTGCGAGTACTATCTCTGCGGTCCGCCGGTGATGAACGCCGCGGTGATCAAGATGCTGACCGATCTCGGGGTCGAACGGGAAAACATCCTCCTGGACGACTTCGGAGGCTGA
- a CDS encoding CBS domain-containing protein → MLRNIAVRDYMATNLVTFTPETGVFDAIRQLLKHKITGAPVLENGRLVGSFSEMDCLHVVLDAAYHEQMAGKVGEYMNKNLVTVGPDDSIIEVAERFQKALLRHFPVVEDGKLIGLISRVDVLRALVSMY, encoded by the coding sequence ATGTTGAGGAATATCGCCGTCCGCGACTACATGGCCACCAATCTGGTGACCTTCACCCCGGAGACCGGCGTCTTTGACGCCATCCGCCAACTGCTAAAGCACAAGATCACCGGTGCCCCGGTACTGGAAAACGGCCGACTGGTCGGTTCGTTTTCCGAAATGGACTGCCTGCATGTGGTGCTGGACGCCGCCTATCACGAGCAGATGGCCGGCAAGGTGGGCGAATACATGAACAAGAACCTGGTCACCGTCGGCCCCGACGACAGCATCATCGAGGTGGCCGAGCGCTTTCAGAAGGCGCTGCTGCGGCATTTCCCGGTGGTGGAAGACGGCAAACTGATCGGTCTGATCAGCCGGGTGGACGTGCTGCGGGCCCTGGTCAGTATGTACTGA
- a CDS encoding DUF539 domain-containing protein — protein MMTLFLVTFAVIAVIVGIMAIGVMFGRPAIKGSCGGVGGGECLCAQGRKGCDAGLPEDAKKDQLET, from the coding sequence ATGATGACCCTGTTTCTCGTCACGTTCGCCGTCATCGCCGTCATCGTCGGCATCATGGCCATCGGGGTGATGTTCGGCCGTCCGGCCATCAAGGGCAGCTGCGGCGGCGTCGGCGGTGGAGAGTGCCTGTGCGCCCAGGGCAGGAAAGGCTGCGATGCCGGTCTGCCTGAGGATGCCAAAAAAGACCAGCTAGAGACTTGA